A section of the Rhizomicrobium sp. genome encodes:
- a CDS encoding glutathione S-transferase family protein produces MTVIVYEHPLSPYAQKVKIALDEKGVAYETKMPAAIGTGQPDPEFLKANPRGEVPALIDGETRIFDSTIILEYVEDKWPAPALLPASPAERATARIIEDVMDTHFEPINWGMGEIRWFKRADGERARTIEANAAMQARGIYQWLTRHLGDRPWFNGESFGWADLSVVPYLNGALGSGFAPERGSALSRWLARANERASVRKAAQAAADVLASMSQVAGAVESGRFKREYRDHRLEWMIRSGGIDVVLEGMKKNNIRFSNELT; encoded by the coding sequence ATGACCGTCATCGTCTATGAGCATCCGCTCAGCCCTTATGCGCAGAAGGTGAAGATCGCGCTGGACGAGAAGGGCGTCGCCTACGAGACCAAGATGCCGGCGGCGATCGGCACCGGTCAGCCCGATCCGGAATTCCTCAAAGCCAATCCGCGCGGCGAGGTGCCGGCGCTGATCGACGGGGAGACCCGCATCTTCGATTCGACCATCATCCTGGAATATGTCGAGGACAAATGGCCCGCGCCCGCCCTGCTGCCGGCCTCGCCGGCGGAGCGCGCCACGGCGCGGATCATCGAGGACGTGATGGACACGCATTTCGAGCCGATCAACTGGGGCATGGGCGAGATCCGCTGGTTCAAGCGCGCCGACGGCGAGCGCGCCCGCACCATCGAGGCGAACGCGGCGATGCAGGCGCGCGGCATCTATCAATGGCTGACGCGGCACCTCGGCGACCGGCCCTGGTTCAACGGCGAGAGCTTCGGCTGGGCCGATCTTTCGGTGGTGCCTTATCTCAACGGCGCGCTCGGCAGCGGCTTCGCGCCGGAGCGCGGCTCGGCGCTGAGCCGGTGGCTGGCGCGCGCCAATGAGCGGGCGTCGGTGCGCAAGGCGGCGCAGGCCGCGGCCGACGTGCTGGCGAGCATGAGCCAGGTCGCGGGCGCGGTGGAAAGCGGGAGGTTCAAGCGCGAATACCGCGACCATCGCCTGGAGTGGATGATCCGCTCCGGCGGCATCGACGTGGTGCTGGAAGGGATGAAGAAGAACAATATCCGGTTCTCGAACGAGTTGACGTGA
- a CDS encoding alkyl sulfatase dimerization domain-containing protein has translation MAVNPAMKFGSMRGKSPEEAKFFWTGGPIDIAPRTWFASQFSGCTAFETDEGLVLVDTGTKQFAPMLAAMLRQKTQAPVHTAIYTHGHVDHAYGLDRFLLPGQKKPRVIAHAAMPARFARYAATARHNAALNARQFGGTVEAQSADAYAAFGQPPIPPDTLYEDRMAVTVGGERFELHHCKGETDDHTWVYAPARRVLCPGDLFIWAVPNDGNPQKVQRYPWERAKGLREMAAKAPASFCPGHGGPVIDEPEKIARMLTETAAFLETVVSRTLAAMENGSPPHVDIVTGIALPKSDSPWLQPVYDDTEFLVRNVIRFYGGWWSGRPSELKPAPRAKLANEVAALAGGVRTLAERAEALAGAGDFRLACHLADFALEAAPGDADVQARVAAVYEKRADTETSLMTINIFNSAAAYARAGRPFA, from the coding sequence ATGGCAGTGAATCCGGCAATGAAATTCGGCAGCATGCGGGGCAAGAGTCCGGAGGAGGCGAAGTTCTTCTGGACCGGCGGGCCCATCGATATCGCGCCGCGCACCTGGTTCGCCTCGCAATTCTCCGGCTGCACCGCCTTCGAGACCGACGAGGGCCTCGTCCTGGTCGACACCGGCACGAAACAGTTCGCGCCGATGCTCGCCGCCATGCTGCGGCAGAAGACGCAGGCGCCGGTGCACACCGCGATCTACACCCATGGCCATGTCGACCACGCCTATGGCCTCGACCGTTTTCTTCTTCCGGGACAGAAAAAACCGCGCGTCATCGCCCATGCGGCGATGCCGGCCCGCTTCGCGCGCTATGCCGCGACGGCGCGGCACAATGCGGCGCTCAACGCCCGCCAGTTCGGCGGCACGGTGGAGGCGCAGAGCGCCGACGCCTATGCCGCTTTCGGCCAGCCGCCGATCCCGCCCGACACGCTCTACGAAGACCGCATGGCCGTCACCGTCGGCGGCGAGCGCTTCGAACTGCATCACTGCAAGGGCGAGACCGACGATCACACCTGGGTCTACGCGCCGGCGCGGCGCGTGCTGTGCCCCGGCGATCTTTTCATCTGGGCGGTACCGAACGACGGCAATCCGCAGAAGGTCCAGCGCTATCCGTGGGAACGCGCCAAGGGTTTGCGCGAAATGGCGGCGAAGGCGCCGGCGTCATTCTGTCCCGGCCATGGCGGCCCGGTGATCGACGAGCCTGAAAAGATCGCCCGCATGCTGACCGAGACGGCGGCGTTTCTCGAAACCGTCGTGTCCCGCACCCTGGCGGCGATGGAGAACGGCTCGCCGCCGCATGTCGACATCGTCACGGGGATCGCGCTGCCGAAATCGGATTCGCCCTGGCTGCAGCCGGTCTATGACGACACCGAATTCCTGGTGCGCAACGTCATCCGCTTCTATGGCGGCTGGTGGAGCGGGCGTCCCAGCGAGCTCAAGCCCGCGCCGCGCGCGAAACTCGCGAACGAGGTCGCCGCGCTCGCCGGCGGCGTGCGCACGCTCGCGGAGCGCGCCGAGGCGCTGGCTGGTGCCGGCGATTTCCGCCTGGCCTGTCATCTGGCCGATTTCGCGCTCGAAGCCGCGCCGGGCGATGCCGACGTCCAGGCCCGCGTCGCCGCGGTTTACGAAAAGCGCGCCGACACCGAGACGAGCCTCATGACGATCAACATCTTCAACTCGGCGGCGGCTTATGCGCGGGCGGGCAGGCCATTCGCGTAA
- a CDS encoding glutathione S-transferase N-terminal domain-containing protein, translated as MLELYYWPTPNGKKVTILLEELGVPYGIKPTNIGRGDQFDPQFLKFSPNNRMPALVDTAPHGGGEPIRIFESGAIMMYIAEREGRFLPKDLAKKYDVVQWVMWQMGNQGPKFGEWGHFTRAAQNPANGDLAYAVARFTDEVHRLYGVMNLGLHKKDWLAAGEYSIADMICYPWASGYKLRKIDIEEFPNVKRWLERMEARPAVKKAMEAALPPAAVEDPATLSDEEKARRAKLLVNQRATRIPQEWA; from the coding sequence ATGCTCGAACTCTATTACTGGCCGACGCCGAACGGGAAGAAGGTCACCATCCTGCTCGAAGAGCTGGGCGTGCCTTACGGGATCAAGCCGACCAATATCGGACGCGGCGACCAGTTCGATCCGCAGTTCCTGAAGTTCTCGCCCAACAACCGCATGCCGGCGCTGGTCGACACCGCGCCGCATGGCGGCGGCGAGCCGATCCGCATCTTCGAATCGGGCGCCATCATGATGTACATCGCCGAGCGCGAGGGACGCTTCCTGCCCAAGGACCTTGCGAAGAAATACGACGTCGTGCAATGGGTGATGTGGCAGATGGGCAATCAGGGGCCGAAATTCGGCGAGTGGGGCCATTTCACTCGCGCGGCGCAGAACCCGGCGAATGGCGACCTCGCCTACGCCGTCGCGCGATTCACCGACGAGGTGCACCGGCTCTACGGCGTGATGAATCTCGGTCTGCACAAGAAGGACTGGCTGGCGGCGGGCGAATACAGCATCGCCGACATGATCTGCTATCCCTGGGCGAGCGGCTACAAGCTGCGCAAGATCGACATCGAGGAATTCCCCAATGTGAAGCGCTGGCTCGAACGCATGGAAGCGCGGCCGGCGGTGAAGAAAGCGATGGAGGCGGCGCTGCCGCCCGCGGCGGTCGAAGATCCGGCGACGCTGTCCGACGAGGAGAAGGCGCGGCGCGCCAAGCTCCTGGTCAACCAGCGGGCGACGCGGATCCCGCAGGAATGGGCCTAA
- a CDS encoding carboxylesterase/lipase family protein: MDQAIAATVEIACGKLAGLARDGVLRFNGIPFAKPPVGPLRWRLPEPAEPWAGVRDATRFGNIAPQVASASGAVLGGTPGTRSEDCLYLNVQTPGCDDAKRPVMVWIHGGAFNTGAGSVGTYNGKFLVPRGDLVLVTINYRLGAFGFLNLADATDGKLPGTGAEGLADQIAALAWVKDNIAAFGGDPDNVTIFGESAGGMSVGALLASPNASGLYHKAIPQSGASDIGTAREVSARVAKLVLDKLGAADPRALSWEAILEVQKALLDAPREVGLGMPFAPTVDGTILPRRAIECVAEGSAKGVAAMTGTTRDEWKLFTVAAANLKTMDEAGLRKLTARLAGEEHADAILAATAKGTPFDRWNDIMTDHSFFVPATRLLDAQSAHAPTYAYRFDWPSPFLDGALGACHALELGFTFGTFRLKGAAPFFGEGKEAEALSDAMMDSWIAFANDGNPSNDTSGAWMRYDSAKRATTIFGDGPPHVTSAPNEARRKAWEAVPAAKIGP; this comes from the coding sequence ATGGACCAAGCCATCGCCGCGACCGTCGAAATCGCCTGCGGCAAGCTTGCCGGCCTGGCGCGCGACGGCGTGCTGCGCTTCAACGGGATTCCCTTCGCCAAGCCGCCGGTCGGGCCGCTGCGCTGGCGCCTGCCCGAGCCGGCGGAGCCCTGGGCCGGGGTGCGTGACGCCACGCGCTTCGGCAACATCGCGCCGCAGGTGGCAAGCGCCAGCGGCGCCGTCCTGGGCGGCACGCCGGGCACCCGGTCGGAGGATTGCCTTTATCTCAACGTCCAGACGCCGGGCTGCGACGACGCCAAGCGGCCGGTGATGGTGTGGATCCATGGCGGCGCCTTCAACACCGGGGCCGGCAGCGTCGGCACCTATAACGGCAAGTTCTTGGTCCCGCGCGGCGACCTGGTGCTGGTGACGATCAATTACCGGCTGGGCGCCTTCGGCTTCCTCAACCTCGCGGATGCGACGGACGGCAAGCTGCCGGGGACCGGCGCAGAAGGGCTGGCCGACCAGATTGCGGCGCTGGCCTGGGTGAAGGACAACATCGCCGCGTTCGGCGGCGATCCGGACAACGTCACCATCTTCGGCGAAAGCGCCGGCGGCATGAGCGTGGGCGCGCTTCTGGCCTCGCCGAACGCCTCAGGGCTCTATCACAAGGCGATCCCGCAATCGGGCGCGAGCGATATCGGCACGGCGCGCGAGGTGTCGGCGCGCGTCGCGAAGCTCGTGCTGGACAAGCTCGGCGCGGCCGATCCGCGCGCGCTGTCCTGGGAGGCGATCCTGGAAGTGCAGAAGGCGCTGCTGGACGCGCCGCGCGAAGTCGGCCTCGGCATGCCGTTCGCGCCGACCGTCGACGGGACGATCCTGCCCCGGCGGGCGATCGAATGCGTCGCCGAAGGCTCGGCCAAGGGCGTCGCGGCGATGACGGGGACGACGCGCGACGAGTGGAAGCTGTTCACCGTCGCCGCCGCCAATCTCAAGACCATGGACGAGGCCGGCCTGCGCAAGCTGACGGCGCGGCTGGCGGGTGAGGAACACGCCGACGCTATCCTGGCGGCAACCGCGAAGGGCACGCCGTTCGACCGCTGGAACGACATCATGACGGATCACAGCTTCTTCGTGCCGGCGACGCGCCTGCTGGACGCGCAGAGCGCGCACGCGCCGACCTATGCCTATCGCTTCGACTGGCCGTCGCCGTTCCTGGACGGCGCGCTGGGCGCGTGCCATGCGCTGGAGCTGGGTTTCACCTTCGGCACGTTCCGCCTCAAGGGCGCGGCGCCGTTCTTCGGCGAGGGCAAGGAGGCCGAAGCGCTGTCCGATGCGATGATGGATTCGTGGATCGCGTTCGCCAATGACGGCAATCCGTCGAACGACACGTCGGGAGCCTGGATGCGCTACGATTCGGCCAAGCGCGCCACGACGATCTTCGGCGACGGCCCGCCGCATGTGACGAGCGCCCCGAACGAGGCGCGCCGGAAGGCCTGGGAGGCCGTTCCGGCGGCCAAGATCGGTCCGTGA
- a CDS encoding glutathione S-transferase family protein has product MTTDEIILHNYPNSPFSEKIRVAFGIKGLAWRSVVQPVIMPKPDLIPLTGGYRKIPVLQIGADLYCDTPLILRELERRFPAPSPSPQNKGAPYAIGLWADRQMFPAAVAIIFGEIGDLVPEDFKKDRAAMSGGSFSSEALKRAVPFMRDQYRAHLAFLSDQLADGRPFWGGAQAGLADIHAFMNPWFVANALPHKAKEMTVEFPVIEAWYERVKAIGHGAKSDMSPAEALAVARAATPTAQDAADPHDPNGRKPGDKVTVAADDYGRDPVAGTLVFSNAREIAIRRSDPAVGEVVVHFPRAGFTVTAG; this is encoded by the coding sequence ATGACGACCGACGAGATCATCCTGCACAATTATCCGAACTCGCCCTTCTCGGAAAAAATCCGCGTCGCATTCGGGATCAAGGGGCTGGCGTGGCGCTCGGTCGTGCAGCCGGTGATCATGCCCAAGCCGGACCTGATCCCGCTGACCGGCGGCTATCGCAAGATTCCCGTGCTGCAGATCGGCGCCGACCTCTATTGCGACACCCCGCTCATCCTGCGCGAGCTGGAACGGCGCTTTCCGGCGCCCAGCCCGTCGCCGCAGAACAAGGGCGCGCCCTATGCGATCGGCCTCTGGGCCGACCGGCAGATGTTCCCGGCCGCGGTCGCCATCATCTTCGGCGAGATCGGAGATCTCGTGCCCGAGGATTTCAAGAAGGACCGCGCGGCGATGAGCGGCGGATCGTTCTCCTCCGAGGCCTTGAAACGCGCCGTGCCGTTCATGCGCGACCAGTATCGCGCGCATCTGGCGTTCCTGTCCGACCAGCTGGCGGACGGGCGGCCGTTCTGGGGCGGCGCCCAGGCGGGGCTGGCCGATATCCACGCCTTCATGAATCCCTGGTTCGTCGCCAACGCCCTGCCGCACAAGGCGAAGGAGATGACGGTAGAGTTTCCCGTCATCGAAGCCTGGTACGAGCGCGTGAAAGCCATCGGGCATGGTGCGAAAAGCGATATGTCGCCGGCGGAGGCGCTGGCCGTCGCCAGGGCCGCGACGCCGACGGCGCAGGATGCGGCCGATCCGCACGATCCCAACGGCCGCAAGCCGGGCGACAAGGTGACGGTGGCGGCCGACGATTACGGCCGCGATCCGGTCGCGGGGACGCTGGTGTTCTCCAATGCGCGCGAGATCGCGATACGACGCAGCGATCCCGCGGTCGGCGAGGTCGTGGTGCATTTCCCGCGCGCGGGATTCACGGTGACGGCGGGATGA
- a CDS encoding DUF1993 domain-containing protein, whose protein sequence is MTISMFQISVPVFLRHLRALDGVLDKAAAFAEARKFDQAVLLATRLYPDMYPLNVQVQQVSIHALRGIALLAGVEQPDFVPAETTLAGLKGRVSRTIDFVKAATEAAIDGTEDKDIVVKFGTREAPFKALPFLVGFALPNFFFHYTTAYNILRSVGVDVGKRDFMGVPG, encoded by the coding sequence ATGACTATTTCTATGTTCCAGATTTCCGTGCCCGTTTTCCTGCGCCACCTGCGGGCGCTGGACGGCGTGCTCGACAAGGCGGCGGCGTTCGCCGAGGCCCGGAAATTCGACCAGGCGGTGCTGCTGGCCACGCGGCTTTATCCCGACATGTATCCCCTGAACGTCCAGGTGCAGCAGGTCTCGATCCATGCCCTGCGCGGCATAGCGCTCCTCGCCGGCGTGGAGCAGCCCGATTTCGTTCCGGCCGAAACCACGCTGGCGGGCCTGAAGGGCCGCGTGAGCCGGACGATCGATTTCGTGAAGGCCGCGACGGAGGCCGCGATCGACGGAACCGAGGACAAGGACATCGTCGTCAAGTTCGGCACGCGCGAGGCGCCGTTCAAGGCGCTGCCGTTCCTGGTCGGCTTCGCCCTGCCGAACTTCTTCTTCCACTACACGACCGCCTACAACATCCTGCGCAGCGTCGGCGTCGACGTCGGCAAGCGCGATTTCATGGGCGTTCCGGGATAG
- a CDS encoding HAD-IA family hydrolase: MIEAVIWDFGGVFTTSPFEAFARYETERGIPVGTIRRINSANHETNAWALFEQSKVDIDGFDRLFAAEAAVLGHAIPGRDVLPLLAGDFRPEMIEALRRIKTRFKTGCITNNMPHNAAGGTAAGRSLYAREIMELFDVVIESAKIGIRKPDPRIYALMCERLGVEPPACVFLDDLGGNLKPAKAMGMTTIKVETAAQAIAELEAATGMTLA, from the coding sequence ATGATCGAAGCGGTGATTTGGGATTTCGGCGGCGTGTTCACCACTTCGCCCTTCGAGGCCTTCGCGCGTTACGAAACGGAACGCGGCATCCCCGTCGGAACCATCCGCAGGATCAACTCCGCCAACCACGAGACCAATGCCTGGGCGCTGTTCGAGCAGTCCAAGGTCGACATCGACGGCTTCGACCGCCTGTTCGCGGCGGAAGCGGCCGTGCTCGGCCATGCGATCCCGGGCCGGGACGTGCTTCCGCTGCTGGCCGGCGATTTCCGCCCCGAGATGATCGAGGCGCTGCGCCGCATCAAGACGCGGTTCAAGACCGGCTGCATCACCAACAACATGCCGCACAACGCGGCGGGCGGTACCGCGGCGGGCCGTTCGCTCTATGCCCGCGAGATCATGGAGCTGTTCGACGTCGTGATCGAATCGGCCAAGATCGGCATCCGCAAGCCCGACCCGCGCATCTACGCGCTGATGTGCGAACGGCTCGGCGTCGAACCGCCGGCTTGCGTCTTCCTCGACGACCTCGGCGGCAATCTGAAGCCCGCCAAGGCGATGGGCATGACGACCATCAAGGTCGAGACCGCGGCCCAGGCCATCGCCGAGCTCGAAGCGGCGACCGGCATGACGCTCGCCTGA
- a CDS encoding MBL fold metallo-hydrolase, protein MLDGFAKATPAKIGTLVNTHHNGDHCYGNGCLDCEIVATVGAAEAMKHETPKGLAQFMKAAPALGLTGEYLLHCFGDFDFENCAARAPDTTFTGRATRMVGAKHVELIEVGPAHTGGDALVHVPADKTLFTGDILFIGGHPIMWAGPVANWIEACGAIEAMDVETIVPGHGPVTDKKGAARVKDYLVYIRDAAKARYESGMGALEAARSIALDDFAGWGDAERIAVNTATLYREFGSKDVPGDPATLFGWMAQLWKDRT, encoded by the coding sequence ATGCTGGACGGCTTCGCCAAGGCGACACCCGCCAAGATCGGCACGCTGGTCAACACCCATCACAATGGCGATCACTGCTACGGCAATGGCTGCCTCGACTGCGAGATCGTCGCGACCGTGGGCGCGGCGGAGGCGATGAAGCACGAGACGCCGAAAGGGCTGGCGCAGTTCATGAAGGCGGCGCCGGCGCTGGGCCTGACCGGCGAATATCTGCTGCACTGTTTCGGCGATTTCGATTTCGAGAATTGCGCGGCGCGGGCGCCGGACACCACCTTCACCGGGCGGGCGACGCGCATGGTGGGCGCCAAGCACGTCGAGCTGATCGAGGTCGGCCCGGCGCATACCGGCGGCGATGCGCTGGTCCATGTGCCGGCGGACAAGACGCTGTTCACCGGCGACATCCTGTTCATCGGCGGCCATCCCATCATGTGGGCCGGGCCGGTGGCGAACTGGATCGAGGCCTGCGGGGCGATCGAGGCGATGGATGTCGAGACCATAGTGCCGGGCCACGGGCCGGTGACGGACAAGAAGGGCGCGGCGCGGGTGAAAGACTATCTCGTTTATATCCGGGACGCGGCGAAGGCGCGCTACGAATCGGGGATGGGCGCACTGGAAGCGGCGCGATCCATCGCGCTCGACGACTTTGCCGGCTGGGGCGACGCCGAGCGCATCGCGGTCAACACCGCGACGCTCTACCGCGAATTCGGATCGAAGGATGTGCCGGGCGACCCCGCCACGCTGTTCGGCTGGATGGCGCAATTGTGGAAGGACAGGACATGA
- a CDS encoding alpha/beta hydrolase, which yields MIRLSRLMAVAAAFAVCGAAPAASAAPANAVKNIVLVHGAFADGSGWKAVADILKKDGYHVSIVQPPETSLEDDVAATNRALDTLDGPAILVGHSYGGIIITEAGNNAHVKSLVYIAAFQPDTGESLGSLAAKIPPASKAITPTKDGFLFIDPAAFHADFAADLPASVADFMAHSQVFVSGKAAGTPVTSPAWKTKPSYAMVATQDRSINPELERFMYKRSHADTVEVKASHVAYISQPRAVAALIEKAATH from the coding sequence ATGATCAGGCTATCCCGTCTTATGGCGGTCGCCGCCGCTTTTGCCGTGTGCGGCGCGGCCCCTGCCGCCTCGGCGGCGCCCGCGAACGCGGTGAAGAACATCGTGCTCGTCCACGGCGCCTTCGCCGACGGCTCGGGCTGGAAGGCTGTGGCCGACATCCTGAAGAAGGACGGCTACCATGTCAGCATCGTCCAGCCGCCCGAGACCTCGCTCGAGGACGACGTCGCCGCCACCAACCGCGCGCTCGATACGCTCGACGGTCCGGCGATCCTGGTCGGCCACTCCTATGGCGGCATCATCATCACCGAGGCCGGTAACAACGCCCATGTGAAGAGCCTCGTCTATATCGCGGCGTTCCAGCCCGATACCGGAGAGAGCCTGGGTTCGCTCGCGGCGAAGATCCCACCGGCCTCCAAGGCGATCACGCCCACCAAGGACGGCTTCCTGTTCATCGACCCGGCCGCGTTCCATGCCGATTTCGCGGCCGATCTGCCAGCCTCCGTCGCCGACTTCATGGCCCATTCGCAGGTGTTCGTGTCGGGCAAGGCCGCGGGCACGCCGGTGACCTCGCCGGCCTGGAAGACCAAGCCGAGCTACGCGATGGTCGCGACGCAGGACCGCTCGATCAATCCCGAGCTCGAACGCTTCATGTACAAGCGCTCCCACGCCGACACGGTCGAGGTGAAGGCCAGCCATGTCGCCTATATCTCGCAGCCCCGCGCGGTCGCGGCGCTGATCGAAAAGGCGGCGACGCACTAG
- a CDS encoding class I SAM-dependent rRNA methyltransferase codes for MTSHKTVKLKPKEGRRARAGAPWIFSNEIQMDAAAKALAPGSVVNILFDDGQPLGTGYFNPKSLIGLRVLDKAVDTVIGTGFFVRRLERALALRSALYARPFYRLVHAEGDGLPGLTIDRFGDSLVAQITTAGMEALTEPLLKALDKVLEPANVILRNDAPSRVLEGLDEHVRAAKGEAGRIAVEENGARYFADLGAGQKTGWYYDQRDNRAFLASLAKGRTVLDAYSYTGGFGIAAAKAGAAEVICLDSSAPALALAEESAAANGVRVKGVKADVFEELERLAAAKETFDIVVADPPPFVRAKKDLEPGAKAYRKLAKLGADVTAPNGFLALASCSHNIPMERFASECAAGIARAGRRAALIRQAGAGPDHPVHPMLPETAYLKALVYALD; via the coding sequence ATGACAAGCCACAAAACCGTCAAGCTGAAGCCGAAAGAAGGCCGCCGCGCCCGCGCCGGCGCGCCGTGGATCTTCTCCAACGAAATCCAGATGGACGCCGCGGCGAAGGCGCTGGCGCCCGGCAGCGTCGTCAACATCCTGTTCGATGACGGCCAGCCGCTCGGCACCGGCTATTTCAACCCGAAGAGCCTGATCGGGCTGCGCGTGCTGGACAAGGCGGTCGACACCGTCATCGGCACCGGTTTCTTCGTGCGCCGGCTGGAGCGGGCGCTGGCGCTGCGCAGCGCGCTCTATGCGCGGCCGTTCTACCGGCTGGTGCATGCCGAGGGCGACGGGTTGCCGGGGCTGACCATCGACCGGTTCGGCGACAGCCTTGTGGCGCAGATCACCACGGCGGGAATGGAGGCGCTGACCGAGCCGCTTCTGAAGGCGCTCGACAAGGTGCTGGAGCCGGCGAACGTCATCCTGCGCAACGACGCGCCGTCGCGGGTTCTGGAAGGGCTCGACGAGCATGTCCGCGCCGCCAAGGGCGAGGCGGGGCGCATCGCGGTCGAGGAGAACGGCGCGCGCTATTTCGCCGATCTCGGCGCCGGGCAGAAGACCGGCTGGTACTACGACCAGCGCGACAACCGCGCCTTCCTGGCGTCGCTGGCGAAGGGGCGGACGGTGCTCGATGCCTATAGCTACACCGGCGGCTTCGGCATCGCGGCGGCCAAGGCGGGCGCGGCGGAAGTGATCTGCCTCGATTCATCGGCGCCGGCACTCGCGCTCGCCGAAGAGTCCGCGGCGGCGAACGGCGTGCGGGTGAAAGGCGTCAAGGCCGATGTGTTCGAGGAACTGGAGCGGCTCGCGGCGGCGAAGGAAACGTTCGACATCGTGGTGGCCGATCCGCCGCCCTTCGTGCGGGCGAAGAAGGACCTGGAGCCCGGCGCCAAGGCCTATCGCAAGCTGGCGAAGCTCGGCGCAGACGTGACGGCGCCGAACGGATTCCTCGCGCTGGCCTCGTGCTCGCACAACATCCCGATGGAGCGCTTCGCGAGCGAGTGCGCCGCGGGCATCGCGCGCGCCGGGCGCAGGGCGGCGCTGATCCGCCAGGCCGGCGCGGGGCCGGACCATCCGGTGCATCCGATGCTGCCGGAGACGGCGTATCTCAAGGCGCTGGTGTACGCGCTGGATTGA
- a CDS encoding PAS domain-containing protein, producing MRADTTLNFDCPELNAIRDVWTEKAKAAGGLPSRADFDARTLKPFLRNVSIVERATHPSGRPSYRFRFYGSALAQRFGEQTGQFIEMSIPPDRLKRWIAGYDAVLEGGVPMRFLSYFEIPRVSYLNGESFSAPLSNGIKKPATIIACTYFTPKALSRAESA from the coding sequence ATGCGCGCGGACACGACCCTGAATTTCGATTGCCCCGAGCTCAACGCGATCCGCGATGTGTGGACCGAGAAGGCCAAGGCCGCCGGCGGCCTGCCGTCCCGCGCCGATTTCGACGCCCGCACGCTGAAGCCGTTCCTGCGCAACGTCTCCATCGTGGAGCGTGCGACGCATCCGTCGGGCCGCCCCAGCTACCGCTTCCGCTTCTACGGCAGCGCGCTGGCGCAGCGCTTCGGCGAACAGACCGGCCAGTTCATCGAGATGTCGATCCCGCCGGATCGGCTGAAGCGCTGGATCGCCGGCTATGACGCGGTGCTCGAAGGCGGCGTGCCGATGCGCTTTTTGAGCTATTTCGAAATCCCGCGGGTGTCCTACCTGAACGGCGAGAGCTTTTCCGCGCCGCTCTCCAACGGCATCAAGAAGCCGGCCACGATCATCGCCTGCACCTACTTCACGCCCAAGGCGCTGTCGCGGGCCGAGAGCGCGTAG